From Symphalangus syndactylus isolate Jambi chromosome 17, NHGRI_mSymSyn1-v2.1_pri, whole genome shotgun sequence, one genomic window encodes:
- the SUOX gene encoding sulfite oxidase, mitochondrial, translated as MLLLHRAVVLRLQQACRLKSIPSRICIQACSTNDSFQPQRPSLTFSGDNSSTQGWRVMGTLLGLGAVLAYQDHRCRAAQESTHIYTKEEVSSHTSPETGIWVTLGSEVFDVTEFVDLHPGGPSKLMLAAGGPLEPFWALYGVHNQSHVRELLAQYKIGELNPEDKVAPTVETSDPYADDPVRHPALKVNSQRPFNAEPPPELLTENYITPNPIFFTRNHLPVPNLDPDTYRLHVVGAPGGQSLSLSLDDLRNFPRYEITVTLQCAGNRRSEMTQVKEVKGLEWRTGAISTARWAGARLCDVLAQAGYQLCETEAHVCFEGLDSDPTGAAYGASIPLARAMDPEAEVLLAYEMNGQPLPRDHGFPVRVVVPGVVGARHVKWLGRVSVQPEESYSHWQRRDYKGFSPSVDWDTVDFDSAPSIQELPVQSAITEPRDGETVESGEVTIKGYAWSGGGRAVIRVDVSLDGGLTWQVAKLDGEEQRPRKAWAWRLWQLKAPVPAGQKELNIVCKAVDDGYNVQPDTVAPIWNLRGVLSNAWHRVHVYVSP; from the exons ATGCTGCTGCTGCACAGAGCTGTGGTCCTCAGGCTCCAACAGGCCTGCAG ACTCAAGTCAATCCCCTCAAGGATCTGCATTCAGGCCTGCTCCACAAATGATTCATTTCAGCCCCAGCGCCCCAGCCTCACCTTCTCTGGTGATAACTCCAGCACCCAGGGATGGAGAGTCATGGGGACCCTATTAGGTCTCGGGGCAGTGTTGGCCTATCAGGACCATCGGTGTAGG GCTGCTCAGGAgtcaacacacatatacactaaGGAGGAAGTGAGTTCCCACACCAGCCCTGAGACTGGGATCTGGGTGACGCTGGGCTCTGAGGTCTTTGATGTCACAGAATTTGTGGACCTACATCCAGGGGGGCCTTCAAAGCTGATGCTAGCAGCTGGGGGTCCCCTAGAGCCCTTCTGGGCCCTCTATGGTGTTCACAACCAGTCCCATGTGCGTGAGTTACTGGCTCAGTACAAGATTGGGGAGCTGAACCCTGAAGACAAGGTAGCCCCCACCGTGGAGACCTCTGACCCTTATGCTGATGATCCTGTACGTCACCCAGCCCTGAAGGTCAACAGCCAGCGGCCTTTTAATGCAGAGCCCCCCCCTGAGCTGCTGACAGAAAACTACATCACACCCAACCCTATCTTCTTCACCCGGAACCATCTGCCTGTACCTAACCTGGATCCAGACACCTATCGCTTACACGTAGTAGGAGCACCTGGGGGTCAGTCACTGTCTCTTTCCCTGGATGACTTGCGCAACTTTCCCAGGTACGAGATCACAGTCACTCTGCAGTGTGCCGGCAACCGGCGCTCTGAGATGACTCAGGTTAAAGAAGTAAAAGGTCTGGAGTGGAGAACAGGAGCCATCAGCACTGCACGCTGGGCTGGGGCACGGCTCTGTgatgtgttagcccaggctgGCTACCAACTCTGTGAAACTGAGGCCCACGTCTGCTTTGAGGGACTGGACTCAGACCCTACTGGGGCTGCCTATGGAGCATCCATCCCTCTGGCTCGGGCCATGGACCCTGAAGCTGAGGTCCTGCTGGCATATGAGATGAATGGGCAGCCTCTGCCACGTGACCACGGCTTCCCTGTGCGTGTGGTGGTTCCTGGAGTGGTGGGTGCCCGCCATGTCAAATGGCTGGGCAGAGTGAGTGTGCAGCCAGAGGAAAGTTACAGCCACTGGCAACGGCGGGATTACAAAGGCTTCTCTCCATCTGTGGACTGGGACACTGTAGATTTTGACTCTGCTCCATCCATTCAGGAACTTCCTGTCCAGTCGGCCATCACAGAGCCCCGGGATGGAGAGACTGTAGAATCAGGGGAGGTGACCATCAAGGGCTATGCATGGAGTGGTGGTGGCAGGGCTGTGATCCGGGTGGATGTGTCTCTGGATGGGGGCCTAACCTGGCAGGTGGCTAAGCTGGATGGAGAGGAACAGCGCCCCAGGAAGGCCTGGGCATGGCGTCTGTGGCAGTTGAAAGCCCCTGTGCCAGCTGGACAAAAGGAACTGAACATTGTTTGTAAGGCTGTGGATGATGGTTACAATGTGCAGCCAGACACTGTGGCCCCAATCTGGAACCTGCGAGGTGTTCTCAGCAATGCCTGGCATCGTGTCCATGTCTATGTCtccccatga